Proteins encoded within one genomic window of Alosa alosa isolate M-15738 ecotype Scorff River chromosome 24, AALO_Geno_1.1, whole genome shotgun sequence:
- the LOC125289838 gene encoding SH3 domain and tetratricopeptide repeat-containing protein 1 isoform X3 yields the protein MGFLGQCMEILLLDQNFWLNSLDQEDAGIEISIKDETMNLMYRGILMQEGSFFASCTSNQMFDSSTSGSDLYLEKGDIALFEPPFLGSGWTVLSLADGSRGTKPKPALEPVIPFYEWFLKSCPEGTIVGNGKVTHSFPYQLATGACVATGDHDANAPDELSFEAGEHITVVGLLASCYQWFLGRRETNGDVGLVQIHLVKPADTLCESTDLFLSTEDRLFLKLEQDKIKEETINLLKKTSQSDVGTVYQLDLISDSLPISSKTVHRSEDGDVNANTEVELKNKIVDYLHNLAKSDGMVSSSNKPDGTDVSSDKVVDSKDMPTFTVCSEAEGASTDGYHSLLSFLGGRDFREELRSLYTSYPEFLMLCFHGHADEEELVAYLGVARETARKKRQSWAQSRICFLLGQMCASRSKFSQARVYYEEALSVPMDSFSDMPMLSALYTNLALIYLTQKNTEKYFALSERLAALLMGVPDAISGTEDPEVLKFLLKKAILSGNKPAEARSCFLMAKLHLKLGEAASTVAFLERFQILSGQLSGVCQGIRSHGYLLLGRLYSDLSLPHLAVSSAHQASLQTSTTLSDCLCSISLLLENTPQLYGVTVPAQVVPYLTRAVHLAHEGSELPLAHVHALCLSQLFHQHGLPDRAVGYMRAFLLGLGASSGMSQGDAADALVWLAWLYVCSGRPHVALDVLDAVLASLPEHCTTQQEGVVYNMRAIALRRTGNLRHAAESYRAAVEVCEEFEDRHNWAVALANLGLLCLRAKARGLAEEHLVQAVELFSELEEDELDGHELSFITVLLELGQHYVSQGYHERGKIYYEWSLLLAIHSGQSESQLKATRHLCHLYGQVCPNEAQCIIYNEHQLALVHHMGDRSVEADILETISQLYLGLGTEKANRSALEHTKQSLGIFIDLGMRRKEARAWLQAGKIYHILRQTELVELHVQVAQDVGLSTGDTQFILELLEAAGDIFFNSTAERDKAVCFYRDRALPIAVKTGSVYSQLRLCNKLAELLLKMRVCEEAVEFAQTALDLSISLGDHLNERVAFHRLATLYHCLGQFEMAEHNYLKALSLCPTPLQYDEETLYYVRVYQTLGDIIFYDLKDPFDAAGYYHLALAAAMDLGNKKAQLNLCTRLATIYHNFLMDRELSLFFYQRARTFASDLNVRRINLAPDQNFQSTAQYRTEPHRLSLVAATG from the exons ATGG GATTCCTGGGTCAGTGCATGGAGATTTTGCTGCTGGACCAGAACTTCTGGCTGAACTCGCTGGACCAAGAGGATGCTGGGATAGAAATTTCCATCAAAGATGAGACCATGAATCTCATGTACAGAGGCATCCTCATGCAAGAAG GATCTTTCTTTGCATCGTGCACTTCCAACCAAATGTTTGACAGCTCAACGTCAGGAAGTGACCTTTATTTGGAGAAAGGCGACATCGCCCTTTTTGAGCCACCTTTTCTGGGCTCAGGGTGGACAGTGCTGTCTTTGGCAGACGGGTCTCGTGGAACCAAACCTAAACCAGCCCTGGAGCCAGTTATCCCTTTCTATGA GTGGTTTCTAAAGTCATGTCCTGAAGGAACCATAGTTGGCAATGGAAAAGTAACTCACAGTTTCCCTTATCAGCTTG CCACAGGTGCCTGTGTGGCCACAGGAGATCATGACGCCAACGCTCCAGACGAGCTGAGCTTTGAGGCGGGGGAGCACATCACTGTGGTGGGGCTGCTGGCGTCCTGCTACCAGTGGTTCCTAGGGAGGAGGGAGACCAATGGAGATGTTGGACTGGTGCAGATACATCTGGTCAAACCCGCAGATACTCTTTGTGA GTCAACAGATCTGTTTCTAAGCACAGAAGACAGGTTGTTCCTCAAACTGGAACAGGACAAAATTAAGGAGGAGACAATTAACTTGTTGAAAAAGACATCCCAGAGTGATGTTGGGACTGTCTACCAACTTG ATTTGATCAGTGACTCCCTTCCTATTTCAAGCAAAA CAGTTCACCGATCAGAAGATGGAGATGTGAACGCCAACACAGAAGTGGAACTGAAAAATAAAATTGTGGATTACCTGCACAATCTGGCAAAGTCTGATGGAATGGTGTCGTCTTCAAACAAGCCTGATGGAACTGACGTGTCCTCAGACAAGGTGGTGGACAGCAAGGACATGCCAACCTTCACTGTCTGCTCTGAAGCAGAGGGCGCCAGTACCGACGGGTACCACTCCCTCCTGTCTTTCCTGGGCGGCCGCGATTTCCGTGAGGAGCTACGGTCCCTGTACACCTCTTACCCAGAATTCCTCATGTTGTGCTTCCACGGTCACGCCGACGAGGAGGAGCTGGTGGCTTACCTGGGCGTTGCCAGGGAAACGGCCAGGAAGAAGCGGCAGTCGTGGGCTCAGAGCCGGATCTGCTTCCTGCTGGGCCAGATGTGCGCCAGCCGCTCCAAGTTCTCCCAGGCTCGGGTCTACTACGAGGAGGCCCTGAGCGTCCCTATGGACTCCTTCTCGGACATGCCCATGTTGTCTGCGCTCTACACCAACCTGGCGCTCATTTACCTGACGCAGAAGAACACGGAGAAGTACTTTGCCCTGTCGGAGCGCCTGGCCGCGCTGTTGATGGGCGTGCCCGACGCCATCTCGGGCACAGAGGATCCCGAGGTGCTCAAGTTCCTCCTGAAAAAGGCCATCTTGTCCGGCAACAAGCCTGCCGAGGCACGGAGCTGTTTCCTGATGGCCAAGCTCCACCTGAAGCTCGGAGAGGCCGCGAGCACCGTGGCCTTCCTGGAGAGGTTTCAGATCCTCTCCGGTCAGCTCTCGGGAGTCTGCCAGGGGATCCGTAGCCACGGCTACCTGCTGCTAGGGAGACTGTACAGCGACTTAAGCTTGCCCCACCTGGCGGTCAGCTCGGCGCACCAAGCCTCGCTGCAGACGTCCACCACGCTCTCGGACTGCCTGTGCAGCATCTCCCTGCTGCTGGAGAACACGCCCCAGCTCTATGGCGTCACTGTCCCCGCACAGGTTGTCCCCTACCTGACCAGAGCAGTTCACCTGGCTCACGAAGGCTCAGAGCTTCCCTTGGCTCACGTCCATGCACTCTGCCTCTCGCAGCTGTTCCACCAGCACGGCCTGCCCGACCGCGCCGTGGGCTACATGCGGGCGTTCCTCCTGGGCTTGGGCGCGTCGTCTGGGATGAGCCAGGGCGACGCCGCGGACGCGCTGGTCTGGCTGGCCTGGCTGTACGTGTGCAGCGGGCGGCCCCACGTGGCCCTGGACGTGCTGGACGCGGTGCTGGCCTCTCTGCCCGAGCACTGCACCACGCAGCAGGAGGGTGTGGTGTACAACATGCGGGCCATCGCCCTGCGGCGCACCGGCAACCTCCGGCACGCCGCCGAGAGCTACCGGGCGGCGGTGGAGGTGTGCGAGGAGTTCGAGGACCGGCACAACTGGGCCGTGGCGCTGGCCAACCTGGGCCTCCTCTGCCTGAGGGCCAAAGCCAGGGGCCTGGCCGAGGAGCACCTGGTCCAGGCGGTAGAGCTCTTCTCGGAGCTGGAGGAGGACGAGCTGGATGGCCACGAGCTGAGCTTCATCACCGTGCTGCTGGAGCTGGGCCAGCATTACGTCTCCCAGGGTTACCACGAGAGAGGGAAGATCTACTACGAGTGGAGCCTGCTGCTCGCCATCCACTCAGGACAATCAGAGA GTCAGCTCAAGGCCACTCGTCACTTGTGTCACCTGTACGGTCAGGTATGTCCAAATGAGGCCCAGTGCATCATCTACAATGAACACCAACTGGCTCTAGTGCACCACATGGGGGATCGCAGCGTGGAGGCAGACATTTTGGAGACCATCAGTCAACTGTACCTAGGGCTGGGCACAGAAAA GGCCAACAGGTCAGCACTGGAGCACACCAAGCAGAGCCTGGGCATCTTCATAGACCTGGGCATGAGGAGGAAGGAGGCCAGAGCCTGGCTGCAGGCTGGGAAGATCTATCACATCCTGAGGCAGACAGAACTAGTGGAGCTCCACGTGCAG GTGGCACAGGACGTGGGACTGAGCACGGGAGACACTCAGTTCATCCTGGAGCTTCTGGAGGCTGCGGGCGACATCTTCTTCAACAGCACAGCGGAGAGAGACAAGGCCGTCTGCTTCTACAGG GATCGTGCCCTCCCCATCGCTGTGAAGACAGGCAGTGTGTACTCCCAGCTGAGGTTGTGTAATAAACTGGCCGAGCTCTTACTAAAGATGCGAGTGTGCGAGGAGGCTGTGGAGTTCGCCCAGACTGCACTGGATCTCAGTATTTCACTCG GAGATCATCTGAATGAGAGGGTTGCGTTCCATCGTCTGGCCACACTGTACCACTGCCTGGGTCAGTTTGAGATGGCTGAGCACAACTACCTGAAGGCGCTGTCCCTCTGTCCCACTCCACTACAGTATGATGAGGAGACCTTGTACTATGTCAGAGTCTACCAGACCTTAGGGGACATCATCTTTTATGATCTCAAG GACCCCTTTGATGCTGCTGGATACTACCACCTGGCCTTGGCGGCCGCCATGGATCTGGGCAATAAGAAGGCCCAGCTGAACCTGTGCACCCGTCTGGCCACCATCTACCATAACTTCCTCATGGACCGCGAGCTGTCGCTTTTCTTCTACCAGCGGGCCCGGACATTTGCTTCAGACCTCAACGTACGCCGCATCAACCTGGCACCCGATCAGAACTTTCAGAGCACAGCTCAGTACCGAACAGAGCCCCATCGCTTAAGCTTGGTTGCCGCTACAGGATAA